Below is a window of Conger conger chromosome 16, fConCon1.1, whole genome shotgun sequence DNA.
TCACAGGCAGCATGGCGTTGAAGAGGTGGGTGATGAAGCTGGCGCCCTGCTTCACCGCGTCCTCTGCCTGGGACAGACTGGCCACCGAGTGCCCTGCAACACAAAACACGGCCGGGTAACACAAGCACAGAGTGCCCTGCAACACAAAACACGGCCGGGTAACACAAGCACAGAGTGCCCTGCAACACAAAACACGGCCGGGTAACACAAGCACAGAGTGCCCTGCAACACAAAACACGGCCGGGTAAACCAACGCACAGGCGGGTAACACAAGCGGCCAAAGTCGTCAGGGTgcctggtcatgctgagagaggGAGCTCACTAGTgccactgcggttggctccagtgcAGGTCATTCAGATTCAGATGTAAAATCAGTGGTGCGGTCAAAACATTTTCCCcaacaacaaaatgtttttgcgatctgtgtttttttgttttttttgttttttttccccgtctCATGCCTGTCCATCTGCCAATTTTCTGtaagttattgtgtttttaGAACAATAGAGCAATAGAGCAATATTTTGAATTGGATGAATCAGGGGccgatttctctctctctctcacacgcttcgtggaggagccacatcggcttccctactgcgcagtctctggctccaaattgtacaacatgACAGGTAAAATGCTTCTCtcaagcccatggatagtcagtgggtgctGTAACAGGCActtatatttttatacagtctatggttAAAACCAGTGGCCtccaatcctggtcctggagagctactgggtgtgctggttttccttgttactctgcacttcattaatcaattagagcagacgATTACACAgataactcacctcacctggttacctgggtcgcaacagggtgctgattttaaggtgaaaacaaaagccagcagacccagtagctctccaggaccagggttgaagaCCACTGCCTTAAACCCTCCGCCCTCCGGGAGAGAGGGGCTATTTTAGCGACCGGTTCCCGTGGCGACGCCACCCACCCAGCGAGACGGTGATGCCCCTCTGCGCCAGCTCCCTGACCACCGGTAGGCTGTTGGGCAGCTCCGGTGCCAGCGTCACGATGCTGACTTTGTCCAGCTGCCCGTAGGTCTCCAGCAGCTCACCGGCGCCCCCCGTGTTCAAACTGCGGAGGTACTTCTCAGGGTGAGCCCCCTTCTTCTCCAGACTGATGAAGGGCCCCTCCAGGTGAAGCCCTACAGAGACAGCCAGAGCATCTCATTCCCGACCCGGGGATTATGAGGCTTTATCCAGgctctgagtggttttgagacattgagcttcaaagataccaaaatgaatgggctccaagcagatgcAACTTTTgcaattttgcattttttcatactctTAGACTGTATTCTTGTCAAAAATGTGAGTTAGAACCAtataattctaaggtctcgCATTGGCAGCACAGACAGATGTGTTGTACCGAAACTATCGCTTTTGCAGTCTCCGGCTTTTAAACAGATTCGCTTGACGTTACCAGTCAAGGACTAGCAGAACATAAAGAGCCTCAGCTTTGCCCCTCATTTTACTGACGGGGAAACACTTTAATATATTGCCTGCATACCAAATGAGTAAGGAGACAAAGTCCTCCTTGTCCATAAAGATATCAGCTCAGTGAACAATAAAATGATTACATGCACGATAAGCCAGAGAGTGCCATCCCTTTTGAAACAGAAACCGGCCACACCTCTGAATTCAGCGTTCATCTGTCCTTCACCCCAACTTGAACCTAGTGTTTtccacacattacacagtgtCAGGCATGTCTTGGGaaacaagaaaatgaaaatgtctcaTACCAGCATTCGGCGGTGAAAATTGACGACCGGCGCATCCCCTTACCTAGCACCCCTGCTCCCTGCACCCCTCCGTCATGAACTTTGATCTCTGGTAGGACCTAGGAAAATAACATACACACCACTCAACAGCTGCACTAGCTGCCAAGTGCATTCAAAGTATTTACAAAACGTTGCATACAACATAACACGAGTGGAATGGAATTAACATCAATATGCTAGAAGGTTATTTTAGTTTTGCCTTTTCCACTCAAATTCCCTTTTCAATcagttttgttttagtttagCTTTTTGGTCCGCTGTGTTATTTGGAGATCCATGGCCATTtcgtttttatattatttagttTGAGTTTTAGTTTTGAAAAGAGAGGaaacatgataataataataataataataataataataataataataattattattattattattattattattgttattcagctgatgcttttatccaaatgacTTACAGATGATTAGGcttagcaatgcagggttaaggacttTGCACAAAGCCCaaaagctgtgtggatcttattgtggctacaccgaccagggcttgaaccaccaaccttccgggtcccagtcatgtaccttaaccactaggctacaggctacaggctgaaaCATCAACAGCAACTGTACTTTCAGTGTTTTCTCAACATttgttcaaattaaaaaaatgttttaattaacgGTACATTTCACAGTGTAAAATGAACAACAACCTGAATCTAAAACAGAGGTATGGAATATTCAGGAATATTCTGAAGAGGGCACAACACAAGATTAAGCAATCAGCCAGCTGCCCTTTTTTGGGGTTTCTGGAGCAGAAGCAAGACTTCAATCCCAGTCGcatcatcatttatttaaaaaaatccatcGCTCTTTATCACATCTCCTCTTTATCGGCAACTTATCCACCTGGCCCGAGTGTAAAAAAACGTTTTCTTGCCATATTACTTTTTTCGACTTTCAGGTGCTTCCCCTCAAGTTTACTTGTACACGAATTGAAAGCTTGTGTGAAAAACGGTTGGACAGAAAGCCCACGGATAACCTCTTTGCGGTAAGAACCTTGTGGTAGATGTGAGGTGGGGAGGTGACCAGTGTGGGGCAGAAGGAGGTGACGCCATGTTCCAGGAGTTTCTTCGCCACCAGGGTCACGCCCGCATTGACGTCATCAGTTGCCAGGGAGAAGTCGATCCCAAAGCCCCCTATGGGAACAAAGAAGCAAAGACATTAGCGGACTATAACTGATAAAAAAAGTCTGGTTCGCTAAACCCACTATAATGACTTTCCATGTGCTAGGAATGATCGAGTTAACATTTTATGATATCCATAGATGCCGAATACATTTTTAAGAGAAGATTCACCGTTGATTTGGACGTCAATGAAACCGGGGGCAAGGATGTTGCCCTCGCAGTCCACGCGGACGTCCGCAAACCCCTCCTCGTCGAAGAAGAGCTTCTCTGGGTCCAGAATCTTTCCCTCACGGACCCACAGGTCCTCCCTGAAACAGCAGCggtaaaaaaaacctgaagcTCCCACCTACTT
It encodes the following:
- the amdhd2 gene encoding N-acetylglucosamine-6-phosphate deacetylase, coding for MPSNKSVSDATITQFINCRILKDHRLQREDLWVREGKILDPEKLFFDEEGFADVRVDCEGNILAPGFIDVQINGGFGIDFSLATDDVNAGVTLVAKKLLEHGVTSFCPTLVTSPPHIYHKVLPEIKVHDGGVQGAGVLGLHLEGPFISLEKKGAHPEKYLRSLNTGGAGELLETYGQLDKVSIVTLAPELPNSLPVVRELAQRGITVSLGHSVASLSQAEDAVKQGASFITHLFNAMLPFHHRDPGIVGLLTSDQVPADRMVYYGMIADGIHTNPAALRIAHRAHPAGLVLVTDAITAMGLPPGRHTLGQQVIEIDGLNAYVAGTKTLCGSIATMDMCIRHFRQASGCSVEAALEAASLHPAQLLGLTHRKGTLDYGTDADFAMLDDDLNVRETYIAGQQVWKKK